One part of the Halobacteriovorax vibrionivorans genome encodes these proteins:
- a CDS encoding NAD(P)H-hydrate dehydratase: MKKIDSRELLQKLPPFTKESNKYSFGHVVIIGGNVGYAGAVKLCAQAALRSGSGLVTVLTRQENVSSIVSTRAELMVRGFDTQTSGINQARPILEKADAIVIGPGLGRDEWANHICSLIEDFTAPKVLDADALWNLCQRSEKQRYQNAIITPHFGEAARLLNCTSEEIRKDRKEAAKNLLQISECVVLKGDHSLIANDQDIYENDTGNSILAMAGTGDILAGIIGSFLGQGLSLTEAACLGTWVHGKASDLLRENTRGIRGSIASDLFAYIQEVIG; encoded by the coding sequence ATGAAAAAAATTGATTCAAGAGAACTTTTACAAAAGCTTCCACCTTTCACAAAAGAATCAAATAAGTACAGTTTTGGTCACGTTGTAATTATCGGTGGGAATGTCGGTTATGCAGGAGCAGTCAAGCTCTGTGCACAAGCAGCTCTACGTTCAGGATCAGGCTTAGTTACTGTCCTTACAAGGCAAGAGAATGTTTCTTCAATTGTTTCAACAAGAGCTGAGCTAATGGTGCGAGGTTTTGACACACAAACTTCTGGAATCAATCAGGCCAGACCAATCTTAGAAAAAGCAGATGCTATCGTTATTGGCCCTGGCCTTGGAAGAGACGAATGGGCAAATCATATATGTTCATTGATTGAAGATTTCACGGCACCAAAAGTTTTAGATGCTGACGCTCTTTGGAACCTATGTCAAAGAAGTGAAAAGCAAAGATATCAAAATGCAATAATCACCCCTCATTTTGGCGAAGCCGCACGTCTTCTAAATTGCACGAGTGAAGAAATTAGAAAAGATAGAAAAGAAGCAGCTAAAAACCTTCTACAAATAAGTGAATGCGTTGTCTTAAAAGGAGACCATTCTCTTATCGCAAATGATCAAGATATCTATGAAAACGATACAGGAAATTCCATCTTAGCAATGGCCGGGACAGGAGATATTCTAGCAGGAATTATCGGTAGTTTCCTAGGACAAGGCCTGAGCTTAACTGAAGCAGCTTGTCTTGGTACTTGGGTACATGGCAAGGCCAGTGACTTATTAAGAGAAAATACAAGAGGAATACGAGGAAGTATAGCCTCTGACCTCTTTGCTTATATTCAAGAGGTCATTGGCTAA
- a CDS encoding DoxX family protein, translating into MNRLNSDLGWLWLRITVGLAMLLGHGWGKLAGFSTLMTKFPDPIGLGSPFALSATVFAEVFCQIFIIIGFKTRWFAAISAITMLVAAFVVHASDPFSGKEKAIMYAIIYIGLFFSNGGKYSVKA; encoded by the coding sequence ATGAATCGTTTAAACTCAGATTTAGGTTGGTTATGGCTTAGAATCACAGTTGGACTAGCGATGCTACTTGGGCATGGTTGGGGAAAACTTGCAGGCTTTAGTACTCTAATGACAAAATTCCCAGATCCAATTGGACTTGGTTCACCTTTTGCACTTTCTGCAACAGTATTTGCAGAAGTGTTTTGCCAGATTTTTATTATCATCGGATTTAAAACGAGATGGTTTGCTGCAATTTCAGCAATTACTATGCTTGTAGCGGCTTTTGTCGTTCACGCAAGCGATCCATTCTCTGGAAAAGAAAAGGCCATAATGTATGCAATTATATACATCGGACTCTTTTTCTCTAATGGTGGTAAATATTCAGTTAAAGCATAA